From bacterium:
CTCGAGGAGCTCGAGCGGGCCCGGGCCCGCGGCGCCGTGATCCTGGCCGAGGTGGCCGGCTACGGTATGACCGCCGACGCCTTCCACATGACCCAGCCCGACAACGAGGGCAAGGGCGCGCGCAACGCCATGCGTCTGGCCGTGGCCACCGCCGGCCTGGACCTGACCGACATCGGCTACATCAACGCGCACGGCACCAGCACGCCCTTCAACGACAAGATCGAGACCCTGGCCATCCGCGACCTCTTCGGCGACCACGCGCGGAAGCTGGCGGTCTCCTCGACCAAGTCCATGACCGGGCACCTGCTGGGCGCCGCGGGCGGCATCGAAGCCGCTTTCACCGCCCTGGCGCTGAAGGAAGGGATCCTGCCGCCGACGATCAACTACAGCCATCCCGACCCCGAGTGCGACCTGGACTACTGCCCCAACGCGGCGGTCTCGCGCCCGATCGAGGCGGCGCTGTCGACCTCGCTCGGCTTCGGCGGGCACAACGTGTCCCTGTGCTTGAAACGCTGGCCGGATTGATCCCTGTCGGCCGGGGAGGCGCCATGGCCTCGTGGCGACGGTTCGTTTCCAGGCTGATCGCGGGCGCGCGGCGCGGCCGAGCGCCCCGCGGCGCCGTGGACGCGGCGCCGGCGCGTCCGGACGCCGAGTCCCGTATGCTGGCCGCCGCCGCCGTCGAGACCATGCTGGCGTACCGCTTCCGCGAGCCCTGCCTGCTCGGCCAGGCCCTGGTCCACCGCTCCCACCTGCACGCCTACGGCGACGAGCGCATCGAGTCCAACGAGCGCCTCGAATTCCTCGGCGATGCCGTGCTGGGCCTGGTCACCAACACCTACCTCTTCCGGGAGTACCCGGACCTGGAGGAGGGCGACCTGACCCGCCTGAAGTCGAAGCTCGTCTGCGGGGCGAGCCTGGCCCGGGTGGCGCAGCGCCTGGAACTGGGCGACCATATCCTGATGAGCCGCGGCGAGGCCGCCACCGGCGGTCGCGACC
This genomic window contains:
- the rnc gene encoding ribonuclease III; this encodes MASWRRFVSRLIAGARRGRAPRGAVDAAPARPDAESRMLAAAAVETMLAYRFREPCLLGQALVHRSHLHAYGDERIESNERLEFLGDAVLGLVTNTYLFREYPDLEEGDLTRLKSKLVCGASLARVAQRLELGDHILMSRGEAATGGRDRDSILADAVEAIIGAVYLDGGLEAAQAVIELWLFDHADEILEHRTLANDKSRLQEIVQARHRVPPRYRVLETTGPDHERVFTVEVLFGDRVLGTGQGANKKSAEQEAAGCALQRLAQEPSLLDAAPDSRS